In Solanum stenotomum isolate F172 unplaced genomic scaffold, ASM1918654v1 scaffold18272, whole genome shotgun sequence, one genomic interval encodes:
- the LOC125850651 gene encoding EP1-like glycoprotein 2: MLSLLILSSQHLISSQLSETFITNSSISWINNRARSYVVDSTDGATLTPILSREWNETLFVFGFLCDYNGTACVFGVLISPNIYYSYLSYPRLVWSANRNNPVRANATLQLRQDGGLLLIDSDGTMIWSTSTSGKVVAGFNLTVLGNLVLFDKSNHTIWQSFDHPTDTLVPGQMINGGQKLRSSVSATNRSEGLFTLEVQRYGFLAYIESIHVNSMSQVLTGIELSSFLE, translated from the coding sequence ATGCTCAGTCTCCTCATTCTTTCTTCACAGCATCTGATTAGTAGTCAACTTTCTGAAACTTTTATCACCAATTCCTCCATTTCCTGGATCAATAACCGCGCCCGCTCCTATGTAGTGGATTCTACAGATGGAGCCACACTGACACCCATCCTATCTAGAGAATGGAACGAGACTCTGTTTGTCTTTGGTTTCTTATGTGATTACAATGGCACTGCTTGCGTTTTTGGCGTCCTTATATCCCCAAATATCTACTATTCTTATCTATCTTACCCGAGATTAGTATGGTCAGCAAATCGGAATAATCCGGTTAGAGCTAATGCAACCTTGCAACTTAGGCAAGATGGAGGCTTGCTCTTGATAGACTCAGATGGCACTATGATTTGGAGTACAAGCACAAGTGGAAAGGTTGTTGCGGGATTCAACTTGACAGTACTGGGAAATCTTGTCCTCTTTGACAAAAGTAACCACACCATTTGGCAGTCTTTTGATCATCCAACAGACACTTTGGTTCCTGGACAAATGATAAATGGGGGACAAAAGCTGAGATCCAGTGTATCAGCAACAAATCGGAGTGAAGGTTTGTTCACACTTGAAGTTCAACGATATGGCTTTTTAGCATACATTGAGTCAATCCACGTCAACTCTATGTCTCAAGTTTTGACGGGGATAGAGCTTTCCAGTTTCCTGGAATAA